In Mongoliitalea daihaiensis, one DNA window encodes the following:
- a CDS encoding GNAT family N-acetyltransferase, whose translation MEEINFIIRPATEKDCIHALTITQEMEESAKARGTGIAKRSPEYIETKMKEGKAVIALTKSGKWAGFCYIEAWGHGKFVANSGLIVAPEFRKYGLAREIKGEIFKLSRTKYPESKIFGLTTGPAVMKINSDLGYIPVSYGDLTDDEDFWKGCNSCVNVEILKSKSKQNCLCTAMLYDPARKSKTQDIALRKDFKKNLKLFERWTRIKKRILLNLKLTKNKTLNLF comes from the coding sequence AAATTTCATTATTAGACCAGCTACGGAAAAAGACTGTATCCATGCACTTACCATTACGCAAGAAATGGAGGAGTCTGCAAAAGCTCGTGGTACTGGAATAGCTAAGCGTTCACCCGAATACATAGAAACCAAGATGAAAGAGGGGAAAGCTGTTATTGCCTTGACAAAATCTGGTAAATGGGCAGGTTTTTGCTACATTGAAGCATGGGGACATGGGAAATTTGTTGCAAACTCAGGACTCATTGTTGCACCTGAATTTCGCAAATACGGGCTAGCAAGAGAAATTAAAGGAGAAATCTTCAAATTGAGCCGTACCAAATACCCTGAATCTAAAATCTTTGGTCTAACAACTGGTCCGGCAGTCATGAAAATCAATTCAGATTTAGGTTATATCCCTGTTTCCTATGGGGATTTGACGGATGATGAAGATTTTTGGAAAGGTTGTAATAGCTGTGTAAACGTTGAAATTCTTAAAAGTAAAAGCAAGCAAAACTGTTTGTGTACAGCCATGCTGTACGATCCAGCAAGGAAAAGTAAAACTCAGGATATTGCACTGAGAAAAGATTTTAAGAAAAATCTTAAGCTCTTTGAACGCTGGACAAGAATTAAGAAACGTATTCTATTGAATTTGAAACTCACTAAAAACAAAACATTGAACTTGTTCTAA